The following proteins are co-located in the Amblyraja radiata isolate CabotCenter1 chromosome 8, sAmbRad1.1.pri, whole genome shotgun sequence genome:
- the txlnb gene encoding beta-taxilin isoform X1, which yields MECHESANNNNPSQHVPPDGIGMQEPVQSPALAPNADQLEKQGAPEKDPKDPITSDQAPVKAASHALKEEALPEPDPIGPDIGEELNRQLEDIIKNYGPGDNTVGKEVQEEAGRGEALNNGEVEAQEDGDREQPGSACTDDADKETEKEQKLDKKKLKGMGKEIVALVQNLSKISSPEERQDALLLKYSELLEEYRGEQKQRKLVQKKQTQLTKEKDHLQGEHTRAILARSKLESLCRELQRHNRTLKEESLQRAREEEAKRKEVTKHFQDTLVDIQTQIDQHTQRNIKLGEENTELASKLQTIIEQYESREEHFEKIFKHRDLQQQLADAKLLHGQELIKEADERHGQEREYLLTQAAEWKLQTNIMKEQETLLKSQITLYSEKFEQFQGTLAKSNEAFGTFKQDMEKMTKRMKKLEKETLMWKTKWESCNQVLLGMIEEREMRSKEYECFQLKIKRLENLCRVLQDERTELYTKILNMRGKAGTTETQAATEEETEDGFALSVTAGQQRLQDIAAAFTVVHYAEGRQDSSASPGSLEPVAEMVNSPLLVQQTAPGDAAGTADPALPTESASAPSPLPDSTAVPPPLPAPASAPIPASVHTPLAAPAALHAVAAGPAVEPTPGSGLAPVPVPTPVHVSTLVPAPASDPAPVPALVPLPVSAPVPATTPAFIPAPVPASVPAPTPVTDAAPVSAVVPVLVQAPVPAPSPVAAPARNPVPVSAPLPVPAPAAGPTPLPIPTAVSSPITRAIPAPAPPCETAEARAAEAAVAGRAGGTDLDTVD from the exons ATGGAGTGCCATGAGTCCGCCAACAACAATAATCCCTCACAACATGTCCCTCCTGATGGAATTGGGATGCAGGAACCTGTCCAATCTCCAGCATTGGCACCCAACGCTGATCAACTAGAGAAGCAAGGAGCACCTGAGAAAGACCCAAAAGACCCCATCACTTCCGATCAGGCGCCGGTAAAGGCGGCCTCCCATGCACTGAAGGAGGAGGCTCTGCCTGAGCCGGACCCGATAGGCCCTGACATCGGGGAGGAGCTGAACAGGCAGCTGGAGGACATCATCAAAAACTATGGCCCCGGGGACAACACGGTGGGCAaggaggtgcaggaagaggcgggGAGAGGTGAGGCTTTGAACAACGGAGAGGTGGAGGCCCAGGAAGATGGGGACAGGGAGCAGCCAGGGTCTGCATGCACTGACGATGCCGACAAGGAAACAGAGAAGGAGCAGAAGCTGGATAAAAAGAAGCTGAAGGGAATGG GGAAGGAGATCGTTGCCTTGGTGCAGAATCTGAGTAAGATCAGCTCGCCCGAGGAGAGGCAAGATGCACTGCTCCTGAAGTACTCGGAACTG CTGGAGGAGTACCGGGGAGAGCAGAAGCAGAGGAAGTTGGTCCAGAAGAAGCAGACGCAGCTGACCAAGGAGAAGGATCATCTACAGGGTGAACATACCAGGGCCATCCTAGCCCGCAGCAAGCTCGAGAGTCTGTGCCGGGAGCTCCAGAGACACAACAGGACCCTCAAG GAGGAGAGTTTACAACGAGCAAGGGAAGAGGAAGCGAAACGGAAGGAGGTGACCAAGCATTTCCAGGACACCCTGGTCGACATTCAGACCCAGATAGACCAGCACACCCAGCGGAACATCAAGCTGGGTGAGGAGAACACGGAGCTGGCCAGCAAGCTGCAAACCATCATTGAACAATATGAGTCTCGAGAGGAG CACTTTGAGAAGATCTTCAAGCACAGGGATCTGCAGCAACAACTGGCAGATGCAAAGCTACTGCACGGACAGGAACTGATTAAAGAGGCTGACGAACGGCATGGGCAAGAACGAGAATAT CTACTGACCCAAGCTGCTGagtggaagctgcaaaccaacaTCATGAAGGAACAAGAGACACTGCTCAAGTCCCAG ATTACATTGTACTCGGAGAAGTTTGAGCAGTTCCAGGGCACGCTGGCGAAAAGCAATGAAGCTTTTGGCACCTTCAAGCAAGACATGGAAAAG ATGACGAAGAGGATGAAGAAGCTTGAGAAGGAGACCTTAATGTGGAAGACAAAGTGGGAATCCTGCAACCAAGTTCTGCTGGGTATGATTGAGGAG AGAGAAATGCGATCCAAGGAATACGAGTGCTTCCAGTTGAAGATCAAGAGATTGGAGAACCTGTGCCGGGTGCTGCAGGATGAGAGGACCGAGCTCTACACAAAGATCCTGAACATGCGCGGCAAGGCGGGGACAACAGAAACCCAGGCCGCCACTGAAGAGGAGACAGAAGACGGCTTTGCCCTCAGTGTCACTGCAGGGCAACAGCGTCTGCAAGACATTGCCGCAGCGTTCACGGTCGTCCACTATGCAGAGGGCAGGCAAGACAGTAGCGCTTCCCCGGGCTCACTGGAGCCTGTTGCAGAGATGGTGAACTCCCCGTTACTGGTCCAGCAGACAGCGCCAGGAGATGCTGCTGGAACAGCCGACCCGGCTCTGCCAACAGAGTCTGCTTCAGCTCCTAGCCCACTGCCTGACTCTACTGCTGTTCCACCTCCACTACCTGCCCCGGcctctgctcccattcctgcttcGGTTCACACTCCACTCGCTGCTCCTGCTGCGCTTCATGCTGTCGCTGCGGGTCCAGCTGTCGAACCTACTCCCGGTTCAGGACTTGCTCCAGTCCCTGTTCCAACTCCAGTCCATGTTTCCACCCTGGTTCCTGCTCCAGCTTCTGATCCAGCTCCTGTCCCTGCTTTAGTTCCACTTCCAGtttctgctccagttcctgctacCACTCCCGCTTTCATCCCAGCTCCAGTTCCTGCTTCGGTCCCTGCTCCCACTCCAGTTACTGACGCCGCTCCAGTTTCTGCTGTGGTCCCTGTCCTTGTTCAAGCTCCCGTTCCTGCTCCCTCTCCAGTTGCTGCTCCAGCACGCAACCCCGTTCCGGTTTCCGCCCCACTTCCAGTGCCTGCTCCGGCTGCGGGTCCCACTCCACTCCCCATTCCCACTGCAGTTTCCTCTCCTATTACACGGGCCATTCCCGCTCCAGCTCCTCCCTGTGAAACAGCAGAAGCTAGAGCTGCTGAAGCTGCAGTGGCCGGGAGGGCGGGAGGCACTGACTTGGATACTGTTGACTGA
- the txlnb gene encoding beta-taxilin isoform X2 — protein MECHESANNNNPSQHVPPDGIGMQEPVQSPALAPNADQLEKQGAPEKDPKDPITSDQAPVKAASHALKEEALPEPDPIGPDIGEELNRQLEDIIKNYGPGDNTVGKEVQEEAGRGEALNNGEVEAQEDGDREQPGSACTDDADKETEKEQKLDKKKLKGMGKEIVALVQNLSKISSPEERQDALLLKYSELLEEYRGEQKQRKLVQKKQTQLTKEKDHLQGEHTRAILARSKLESLCRELQRHNRTLKEESLQRAREEEAKRKEVTKHFQDTLVDIQTQIDQHTQRNIKLGEENTELASKLQTIIEQYESREEHFEKIFKHRDLQQQLADAKLLHGQELIKEADERHGQEREYLLTQAAEWKLQTNIMKEQETLLKSQITLYSEKFEQFQGTLAKSNEAFGTFKQDMEKMTKRMKKLEKETLMWKTKWESCNQVLLGMIEEREMRSKEYECFQLKIKRLENLCRVLQDERTELYTKILNMRGKAGTTETQAATEEETEDGFALSVTAGQQRLQDIAAAFTVVHYAEGRQDSSASPGSLEPVAEMVNSPLLVQQTAPGDAAGTADPALPTESASAPSPLPDSTAVPPPLPAPASAPIPASVHTPLAAPAALHAVAAGPAVEPTPGSGLAPVPVPTPVHVSTLVPAPASDPAPVPALVPLPVSAPVPATTPAFIPAPVPASVPAPTPVAAPARNPVPVSAPLPVPAPAAGPTPLPIPTAVSSPITRAIPAPAPPCETAEARAAEAAVAGRAGGTDLDTVD, from the exons ATGGAGTGCCATGAGTCCGCCAACAACAATAATCCCTCACAACATGTCCCTCCTGATGGAATTGGGATGCAGGAACCTGTCCAATCTCCAGCATTGGCACCCAACGCTGATCAACTAGAGAAGCAAGGAGCACCTGAGAAAGACCCAAAAGACCCCATCACTTCCGATCAGGCGCCGGTAAAGGCGGCCTCCCATGCACTGAAGGAGGAGGCTCTGCCTGAGCCGGACCCGATAGGCCCTGACATCGGGGAGGAGCTGAACAGGCAGCTGGAGGACATCATCAAAAACTATGGCCCCGGGGACAACACGGTGGGCAaggaggtgcaggaagaggcgggGAGAGGTGAGGCTTTGAACAACGGAGAGGTGGAGGCCCAGGAAGATGGGGACAGGGAGCAGCCAGGGTCTGCATGCACTGACGATGCCGACAAGGAAACAGAGAAGGAGCAGAAGCTGGATAAAAAGAAGCTGAAGGGAATGG GGAAGGAGATCGTTGCCTTGGTGCAGAATCTGAGTAAGATCAGCTCGCCCGAGGAGAGGCAAGATGCACTGCTCCTGAAGTACTCGGAACTG CTGGAGGAGTACCGGGGAGAGCAGAAGCAGAGGAAGTTGGTCCAGAAGAAGCAGACGCAGCTGACCAAGGAGAAGGATCATCTACAGGGTGAACATACCAGGGCCATCCTAGCCCGCAGCAAGCTCGAGAGTCTGTGCCGGGAGCTCCAGAGACACAACAGGACCCTCAAG GAGGAGAGTTTACAACGAGCAAGGGAAGAGGAAGCGAAACGGAAGGAGGTGACCAAGCATTTCCAGGACACCCTGGTCGACATTCAGACCCAGATAGACCAGCACACCCAGCGGAACATCAAGCTGGGTGAGGAGAACACGGAGCTGGCCAGCAAGCTGCAAACCATCATTGAACAATATGAGTCTCGAGAGGAG CACTTTGAGAAGATCTTCAAGCACAGGGATCTGCAGCAACAACTGGCAGATGCAAAGCTACTGCACGGACAGGAACTGATTAAAGAGGCTGACGAACGGCATGGGCAAGAACGAGAATAT CTACTGACCCAAGCTGCTGagtggaagctgcaaaccaacaTCATGAAGGAACAAGAGACACTGCTCAAGTCCCAG ATTACATTGTACTCGGAGAAGTTTGAGCAGTTCCAGGGCACGCTGGCGAAAAGCAATGAAGCTTTTGGCACCTTCAAGCAAGACATGGAAAAG ATGACGAAGAGGATGAAGAAGCTTGAGAAGGAGACCTTAATGTGGAAGACAAAGTGGGAATCCTGCAACCAAGTTCTGCTGGGTATGATTGAGGAG AGAGAAATGCGATCCAAGGAATACGAGTGCTTCCAGTTGAAGATCAAGAGATTGGAGAACCTGTGCCGGGTGCTGCAGGATGAGAGGACCGAGCTCTACACAAAGATCCTGAACATGCGCGGCAAGGCGGGGACAACAGAAACCCAGGCCGCCACTGAAGAGGAGACAGAAGACGGCTTTGCCCTCAGTGTCACTGCAGGGCAACAGCGTCTGCAAGACATTGCCGCAGCGTTCACGGTCGTCCACTATGCAGAGGGCAGGCAAGACAGTAGCGCTTCCCCGGGCTCACTGGAGCCTGTTGCAGAGATGGTGAACTCCCCGTTACTGGTCCAGCAGACAGCGCCAGGAGATGCTGCTGGAACAGCCGACCCGGCTCTGCCAACAGAGTCTGCTTCAGCTCCTAGCCCACTGCCTGACTCTACTGCTGTTCCACCTCCACTACCTGCCCCGGcctctgctcccattcctgcttcGGTTCACACTCCACTCGCTGCTCCTGCTGCGCTTCATGCTGTCGCTGCGGGTCCAGCTGTCGAACCTACTCCCGGTTCAGGACTTGCTCCAGTCCCTGTTCCAACTCCAGTCCATGTTTCCACCCTGGTTCCTGCTCCAGCTTCTGATCCAGCTCCTGTCCCTGCTTTAGTTCCACTTCCAGtttctgctccagttcctgctacCACTCCCGCTTTCATCCCAGCTCCAGTTCCTGCTTCGGTCCCTGCTCCCACTCCAG TTGCTGCTCCAGCACGCAACCCCGTTCCGGTTTCCGCCCCACTTCCAGTGCCTGCTCCGGCTGCGGGTCCCACTCCACTCCCCATTCCCACTGCAGTTTCCTCTCCTATTACACGGGCCATTCCCGCTCCAGCTCCTCCCTGTGAAACAGCAGAAGCTAGAGCTGCTGAAGCTGCAGTGGCCGGGAGGGCGGGAGGCACTGACTTGGATACTGTTGACTGA
- the txlnb gene encoding beta-taxilin isoform X3 — MECHESANNNNPSQHVPPDGIGMQEPVQSPALAPNADQLEKQGAPEKDPKDPITSDQAPVKAASHALKEEALPEPDPIGPDIGEELNRQLEDIIKNYGPGDNTVGKEVQEEAGRGEALNNGEVEAQEDGDREQPGSACTDDADKETEKEQKLDKKKLKGMGKEIVALVQNLSKISSPEERQDALLLKYSELLEEYRGEQKQRKLVQKKQTQLTKEKDHLQGEHTRAILARSKLESLCRELQRHNRTLKEESLQRAREEEAKRKEVTKHFQDTLVDIQTQIDQHTQRNIKLGEENTELASKLQTIIEQYESREEHFEKIFKHRDLQQQLADAKLLHGQELIKEADERHGQEREYLLTQAAEWKLQTNIMKEQETLLKSQITLYSEKFEQFQGTLAKSNEAFGTFKQDMEKMTKRMKKLEKETLMWKTKWESCNQVLLGMIEEREMRSKEYECFQLKIKRLENLCRVLQDERTELYTKILNMRGKAGTTETQAATEEETEDGFALSVTAGQQRLQDIAAAFTVVHYAEGRQDSSASPGSLEPVAEMVNSPLLVQQTAPGDAAGTADPALPTESASAPSPLPDSTAVPPPLPAPASAPIPASVHTPLAAPAALHAVAAGPAVEPTPGSGLAPVPVPTPVHVSTLVPAPASDPAPVPALVPLPVSAPVPATTPAFIPAPVPASVPAPTPVTDAAPVSAVVPVLVQAPVPAPSPVAAVSSPITRAIPAPAPPCETAEARAAEAAVAGRAGGTDLDTVD, encoded by the exons ATGGAGTGCCATGAGTCCGCCAACAACAATAATCCCTCACAACATGTCCCTCCTGATGGAATTGGGATGCAGGAACCTGTCCAATCTCCAGCATTGGCACCCAACGCTGATCAACTAGAGAAGCAAGGAGCACCTGAGAAAGACCCAAAAGACCCCATCACTTCCGATCAGGCGCCGGTAAAGGCGGCCTCCCATGCACTGAAGGAGGAGGCTCTGCCTGAGCCGGACCCGATAGGCCCTGACATCGGGGAGGAGCTGAACAGGCAGCTGGAGGACATCATCAAAAACTATGGCCCCGGGGACAACACGGTGGGCAaggaggtgcaggaagaggcgggGAGAGGTGAGGCTTTGAACAACGGAGAGGTGGAGGCCCAGGAAGATGGGGACAGGGAGCAGCCAGGGTCTGCATGCACTGACGATGCCGACAAGGAAACAGAGAAGGAGCAGAAGCTGGATAAAAAGAAGCTGAAGGGAATGG GGAAGGAGATCGTTGCCTTGGTGCAGAATCTGAGTAAGATCAGCTCGCCCGAGGAGAGGCAAGATGCACTGCTCCTGAAGTACTCGGAACTG CTGGAGGAGTACCGGGGAGAGCAGAAGCAGAGGAAGTTGGTCCAGAAGAAGCAGACGCAGCTGACCAAGGAGAAGGATCATCTACAGGGTGAACATACCAGGGCCATCCTAGCCCGCAGCAAGCTCGAGAGTCTGTGCCGGGAGCTCCAGAGACACAACAGGACCCTCAAG GAGGAGAGTTTACAACGAGCAAGGGAAGAGGAAGCGAAACGGAAGGAGGTGACCAAGCATTTCCAGGACACCCTGGTCGACATTCAGACCCAGATAGACCAGCACACCCAGCGGAACATCAAGCTGGGTGAGGAGAACACGGAGCTGGCCAGCAAGCTGCAAACCATCATTGAACAATATGAGTCTCGAGAGGAG CACTTTGAGAAGATCTTCAAGCACAGGGATCTGCAGCAACAACTGGCAGATGCAAAGCTACTGCACGGACAGGAACTGATTAAAGAGGCTGACGAACGGCATGGGCAAGAACGAGAATAT CTACTGACCCAAGCTGCTGagtggaagctgcaaaccaacaTCATGAAGGAACAAGAGACACTGCTCAAGTCCCAG ATTACATTGTACTCGGAGAAGTTTGAGCAGTTCCAGGGCACGCTGGCGAAAAGCAATGAAGCTTTTGGCACCTTCAAGCAAGACATGGAAAAG ATGACGAAGAGGATGAAGAAGCTTGAGAAGGAGACCTTAATGTGGAAGACAAAGTGGGAATCCTGCAACCAAGTTCTGCTGGGTATGATTGAGGAG AGAGAAATGCGATCCAAGGAATACGAGTGCTTCCAGTTGAAGATCAAGAGATTGGAGAACCTGTGCCGGGTGCTGCAGGATGAGAGGACCGAGCTCTACACAAAGATCCTGAACATGCGCGGCAAGGCGGGGACAACAGAAACCCAGGCCGCCACTGAAGAGGAGACAGAAGACGGCTTTGCCCTCAGTGTCACTGCAGGGCAACAGCGTCTGCAAGACATTGCCGCAGCGTTCACGGTCGTCCACTATGCAGAGGGCAGGCAAGACAGTAGCGCTTCCCCGGGCTCACTGGAGCCTGTTGCAGAGATGGTGAACTCCCCGTTACTGGTCCAGCAGACAGCGCCAGGAGATGCTGCTGGAACAGCCGACCCGGCTCTGCCAACAGAGTCTGCTTCAGCTCCTAGCCCACTGCCTGACTCTACTGCTGTTCCACCTCCACTACCTGCCCCGGcctctgctcccattcctgcttcGGTTCACACTCCACTCGCTGCTCCTGCTGCGCTTCATGCTGTCGCTGCGGGTCCAGCTGTCGAACCTACTCCCGGTTCAGGACTTGCTCCAGTCCCTGTTCCAACTCCAGTCCATGTTTCCACCCTGGTTCCTGCTCCAGCTTCTGATCCAGCTCCTGTCCCTGCTTTAGTTCCACTTCCAGtttctgctccagttcctgctacCACTCCCGCTTTCATCCCAGCTCCAGTTCCTGCTTCGGTCCCTGCTCCCACTCCAGTTACTGACGCCGCTCCAGTTTCTGCTGTGGTCCCTGTCCTTGTTCAAGCTCCCGTTCCTGCTCCCTCTCCAGTTG CTGCAGTTTCCTCTCCTATTACACGGGCCATTCCCGCTCCAGCTCCTCCCTGTGAAACAGCAGAAGCTAGAGCTGCTGAAGCTGCAGTGGCCGGGAGGGCGGGAGGCACTGACTTGGATACTGTTGACTGA